One Romboutsia sp. 13368 genomic window carries:
- the glpX gene encoding class II fructose-bisphosphatase, with protein MDRNLALELVRVTEAAALVSSKFMGRGDKNGADGAAVEAMRRAFESIDISGEVVIGEGELDEAPMLYIGEKVGICSSDSMEVDIAVDPLDGTTLIAKGLPNVISVIAIGSKGSLLNAPDTYMKKIVVGPKAKGAIDLNKTAEENIIAVSKALGKKTTQMTIAVQDRERHDYIVEAARKLGTRIQMFGDGDVATAIATCFDETGIDMMMGIGGGPEGVITATAIKCMGGDMQAQIYPLSEQELNRCYELGFTDEQLEKILDIDDLAKGDNLFFAATGITEGDLLSGVKHIGGNRAKTQSVVMRAKTGTIRFVDAVHSLDKNDILVELMKKYNME; from the coding sequence ATGGATAGAAATTTAGCACTAGAACTTGTTAGGGTAACTGAAGCTGCAGCTTTAGTATCGTCAAAATTTATGGGGAGAGGCGATAAAAATGGAGCTGATGGAGCAGCAGTAGAGGCAATGAGGAGAGCCTTTGAGTCTATAGATATAAGTGGAGAAGTAGTTATAGGTGAAGGTGAACTAGACGAAGCACCAATGTTATATATAGGTGAAAAGGTAGGTATATGTTCTAGTGATAGTATGGAAGTTGATATAGCAGTTGATCCTTTAGATGGGACAACTTTAATAGCTAAAGGGCTTCCTAATGTTATATCTGTAATAGCAATAGGTTCAAAAGGAAGTTTATTAAATGCACCTGATACATATATGAAAAAAATAGTTGTAGGACCTAAAGCTAAAGGAGCAATTGATTTAAATAAGACAGCTGAAGAAAATATAATAGCTGTATCTAAAGCATTAGGTAAAAAAACTACACAAATGACTATAGCTGTCCAAGATAGAGAAAGACACGACTATATAGTTGAAGCAGCTAGAAAGCTAGGTACAAGAATCCAAATGTTTGGAGACGGAGATGTAGCTACAGCTATAGCAACTTGCTTTGATGAAACAGGGATAGATATGATGATGGGTATAGGTGGAGGCCCTGAAGGTGTAATAACAGCCACTGCTATAAAATGTATGGGCGGAGATATGCAAGCTCAGATATATCCATTAAGTGAACAAGAGTTAAATAGATGTTATGAATTAGGGTTTACAGATGAACAATTAGAAAAGATATTAGATATAGATGATTTAGCAAAAGGTGATAACTTATTCTTTGCAGCAACTGGTATAACAGAGGGTGATTTATTAAGTGGAGTTAAGCATATTGGTGGAAATAGAGCGAAAACTCAGTCTGTAGTTATGAGAGCAAAAACAGGAACGATAAGATTTGTTGATGCTGTTCATAGTTTAGATAAGAATGATATACTAGTTGAATTAATGAAAAAATATAATATGGAGTAA
- the pepF gene encoding oligoendopeptidase F gives MAKNEEKEDTKNDNTESSSKIDYSKTSWNLESLYKNEDEWNKELKKFNEDMKELKNYVGKITKSKTHLSFALDIKEKLDIRIDKLYCYVKLNQDINKSSYKYINMKENINTVYREYSNICSDLELELLKLSDKDYNKFIEDKKINKKYGMYLKEIRRSKDYYLDEKSEHLLTNTSYISSLPGQVYDLFKNMDKKTNLNPAEYKSALESSDRNERKTAYQNEFIAYNDNINTLSGLLIGQVKKNVFYSSERGYKSSLDMYLKGDDIDESVYNKLIETVNNNVGSLHKYISLRKKVLNLDKVYYYDMFTPLVETVDSNLTYDKGQGIVYAALSPLGKEYGDVLYKAFNEKWIDVFSNDNKVSGAYCLSLYENHPYVLLNYNNSLGSVSTMAHELGHAVYEYMSSKNQSYFNSNPSIFTHEVASTTNEALLYEMLIKNAENDEQKAYYITQYLDLIKDTLYIQTMYAEFEKNIHELVEQNKNINALVLDDIWGQLLVKYYGKDYELDQLAKVGWSRIPHFYNSFYVYKYATGCSAGVSFAEDILKNGSDNYIKFLKKGGSDYPIKVLKDTGVDLTNTKPIEDTIKKFDSLVKELENIVLK, from the coding sequence ATGGCTAAGAATGAAGAAAAAGAAGATACAAAAAATGATAATACCGAGAGTTCATCAAAAATTGATTATAGTAAAACTAGTTGGAATTTAGAAAGTTTATATAAGAATGAAGATGAGTGGAATAAAGAATTAAAAAAATTTAATGAAGATATGAAAGAATTAAAAAACTACGTTGGAAAAATAACTAAATCAAAAACTCACTTATCTTTTGCATTAGATATAAAAGAAAAATTAGATATAAGAATAGATAAACTTTATTGCTATGTAAAGCTAAATCAAGATATTAATAAAAGTTCATATAAATATATTAATATGAAAGAAAATATAAATACAGTATATAGAGAATATTCTAATATATGTTCAGATTTAGAGTTAGAATTACTTAAATTATCCGATAAAGATTATAATAAATTTATAGAAGATAAAAAAATAAATAAAAAATATGGTATGTACTTAAAAGAAATTAGAAGGTCTAAGGATTATTATTTAGACGAAAAATCAGAACATTTACTTACTAATACATCATATATATCATCACTTCCGGGTCAAGTATATGATTTATTTAAGAATATGGATAAAAAAACAAACCTTAACCCGGCGGAGTATAAAAGTGCACTAGAAAGTTCAGATAGGAATGAGAGAAAAACTGCATATCAAAATGAATTTATAGCATATAACGATAATATAAATACACTATCTGGGTTGCTTATAGGACAAGTTAAAAAGAATGTATTTTATTCATCTGAAAGAGGATATAAATCATCATTAGATATGTATTTAAAAGGTGATGATATAGATGAAAGTGTCTATAATAAATTAATAGAGACTGTAAATAATAATGTTGGAAGTCTTCATAAATATATAAGTTTAAGAAAAAAAGTATTAAATTTAGATAAAGTATATTATTATGATATGTTTACACCTTTAGTAGAAACAGTAGATTCAAATTTAACATATGATAAGGGTCAAGGTATTGTTTATGCAGCTCTATCTCCATTAGGAAAAGAATACGGTGATGTTTTATATAAAGCATTTAATGAAAAGTGGATAGATGTATTTTCTAATGATAATAAAGTTAGTGGTGCATATTGTTTATCTCTGTATGAGAATCATCCCTATGTATTACTTAACTATAATAATTCTTTAGGGTCAGTATCTACGATGGCTCATGAATTAGGTCATGCTGTATATGAATATATGAGTTCAAAAAATCAAAGCTATTTTAATTCAAATCCATCTATATTTACTCATGAGGTAGCATCTACTACTAATGAAGCATTATTATATGAGATGTTAATAAAAAATGCAGAAAATGATGAACAAAAGGCATATTATATAACTCAGTATTTAGATTTAATAAAGGATACATTATATATTCAGACTATGTATGCAGAGTTTGAAAAAAATATACATGAGTTAGTTGAACAAAATAAAAATATAAATGCATTAGTATTAGATGATATTTGGGGACAACTGTTAGTAAAATATTATGGTAAAGATTATGAATTAGATCAGTTAGCTAAAGTAGGCTGGTCAAGAATACCGCATTTTTATAATAGTTTTTATGTATATAAGTATGCTACAGGATGTAGTGCAGGTGTAAGTTTTGCTGAAGATATATTAAAAAATGGATCTGATAATTATATAAAATTCCTTAAAAAAGGAGGTTCAGATTATCCTATAAAAGTTTTAAAAGATACAGGAGTTGATTTAACAAATACTAAGCCAATAGAAGATACGATTAAAAAATTTGATTCTTTAGTTAAAGAGCTAGAAAATATAGTACTAAAATAA
- the rpmE gene encoding 50S ribosomal protein L31 → MKKDIQPKYEAIEVRCACGNTFQAGSVKDEIKVEICSECHPFYTGKQKNIEAGGRIDKFKKRFKMD, encoded by the coding sequence ATGAAAAAAGATATACAACCAAAATACGAAGCTATAGAAGTACGTTGTGCTTGTGGAAACACATTCCAAGCTGGTTCTGTTAAGGACGAAATAAAAGTTGAAATATGTTCTGAATGCCATCCTTTCTATACTGGAAAGCAAAAGAATATAGAAGCTGGTGGAAGAATAGACAAGTTCAAGAAGAGATTCAAAATGGACTAA
- the galU gene encoding UTP--glucose-1-phosphate uridylyltransferase GalU: protein MQKKVRKAVIPAAGLGTRFLPATKAQPKEMLPIVDKPTLQYIIEEAVASGIEEILIITGRNKKSIEDHFDKSVELELELEQKGKDELLEIVQNISNMINIHYIRQKEPKGLGDAIYCARHFIGDEPFAVMLGDDIVDSEVPCLKQLINAYEEYRTTILGVQTVDEKDTDKYGIIKSKFIEDRVYKVKDLVEKPEPGKAPSNIAILGRYIITPEIFDVLEHLPAGKNGEVQLTDALRLLSNKEAMYAYNFEGIRYDVGDKLGFLKATVDFALKRENLQNDFMKYLRDVCDKFDNESIEI, encoded by the coding sequence ATGCAAAAAAAAGTTAGAAAAGCGGTAATACCTGCAGCGGGATTAGGAACTAGATTTTTACCGGCAACTAAAGCACAACCTAAGGAAATGTTACCTATAGTTGATAAACCAACATTACAATATATAATTGAAGAAGCGGTTGCTTCTGGAATAGAAGAGATACTTATAATAACAGGAAGAAATAAAAAATCTATAGAAGATCACTTTGATAAATCTGTGGAATTAGAATTAGAATTAGAGCAAAAAGGGAAAGATGAGTTATTAGAAATAGTACAAAATATATCCAATATGATAAATATACATTATATAAGACAAAAAGAACCTAAAGGTTTAGGTGATGCTATATATTGTGCAAGACACTTTATAGGAGATGAACCTTTCGCTGTAATGCTAGGAGATGATATCGTTGATAGTGAAGTGCCTTGTTTAAAACAACTTATTAATGCATATGAAGAATATAGAACAACGATATTAGGGGTACAAACAGTAGATGAAAAAGATACAGATAAATATGGAATAATAAAATCAAAATTTATAGAGGATAGAGTATATAAAGTAAAAGATTTAGTAGAAAAACCAGAGCCTGGAAAAGCCCCATCAAATATAGCTATTCTAGGAAGATATATAATAACACCAGAAATATTTGATGTTTTAGAACATTTACCAGCAGGTAAAAATGGAGAAGTTCAACTTACAGATGCATTAAGGTTATTATCAAATAAAGAAGCTATGTATGCTTATAATTTTGAAGGTATAAGATATGATGTAGGTGATAAACTTGGTTTCTTAAAGGCTACAGTAGACTTTGCTTTAAAAAGAGAAAATTTACAAAATGATTTTATGAAATACTTAAGAGATGTATGCGATAAATTTGATAATGAATCAATTGAAATATAA
- a CDS encoding Rho termination factor N-terminal domain-containing protein, with protein MRRIFLNLDQITPNELGSKTLPQLRDIAKEIGIKSTSKYKKNELIELISENIKENSKETXSK; from the coding sequence ATGAGGAGGATTTTTTTGAATTTAGATCAAATAACACCAAATGAATTAGGTAGTAAAACATTACCTCAGCTTAGAGATATCGCTAAAGAAATAGGTATAAAATCTACAAGTAAATATAAAAAAAATGAATTAATTGAACTTATAAGTGAAAATATAAAAGAAAATAGTAAAGAAACAANAAGTAAGTAA
- the rho gene encoding transcription termination factor Rho: protein MPEKKIEKNENVENRGYVKPYEKRNTDRNTENRYQKNDNKSSNTEYVNTKNNKGYYTPKVVEESKIVDEFNTSKDDEVMGVLEILPDGFGFLRGSNYLSTEGDVYVSPSQIRRFNMKTGDKVKGITRHPKTGEKFRALLYVQKINDENPETAIQRRAFELLTPIYPEERLTLERSQNDIATRLIDLVSPIGKGQRGLIVAPPKAGKTSLLKNVANSIAKNHPDVELIVLLIDERPEEVTDMRESINGDVIYSTFDQVSSHHVKVAEMVLNRAQRLVEHGKDVVILLDSITRLARAYNLTISPTGRTLSGGLDPGALHGPKKFFGAARNIRQGGSLTILATALVETGSRMDDVIFEEFKGTGNMELNLDRKLAEKRIFPAVDIYKSGTRREDLLLSEEEKTALWRLRREMSNNSVLEVTDKVIELLKKTKNNDEFIKSIKAL from the coding sequence ATGCCGGAAAAAAAGATAGAGAAAAATGAAAATGTAGAAAATAGAGGCTATGTAAAGCCTTATGAAAAGAGAAATACGGATAGAAATACAGAAAATAGATATCAAAAAAATGATAATAAATCATCGAATACGGAATACGTAAATACAAAAAATAATAAGGGGTATTATACACCTAAGGTTGTAGAAGAATCTAAAATAGTAGATGAATTTAATACATCAAAAGATGATGAAGTAATGGGAGTTTTAGAAATATTACCAGATGGATTTGGATTTTTAAGAGGTTCAAATTATTTATCTACTGAGGGAGATGTTTATGTATCTCCATCTCAAATAAGAAGATTTAACATGAAAACTGGGGATAAAGTAAAGGGAATAACTAGACATCCTAAAACAGGTGAAAAATTTAGGGCACTTTTATATGTGCAAAAAATAAATGATGAAAATCCTGAAACAGCAATACAAAGAAGGGCGTTTGAACTATTAACACCTATTTATCCAGAAGAAAGACTAACATTAGAAAGAAGTCAAAATGATATAGCTACAAGACTTATAGATTTAGTATCTCCAATAGGTAAAGGTCAAAGAGGTTTAATAGTTGCACCACCTAAAGCTGGTAAAACTAGTCTTCTTAAAAATGTAGCTAATAGTATAGCTAAGAATCATCCAGATGTTGAATTAATAGTTCTTCTTATAGACGAAAGACCTGAAGAGGTTACCGATATGAGAGAATCTATAAATGGAGATGTTATATATTCTACATTTGACCAAGTATCAAGCCATCACGTAAAAGTTGCTGAAATGGTTTTAAATAGAGCGCAAAGATTAGTTGAACATGGTAAAGATGTTGTAATACTTTTAGATAGTATAACAAGGCTTGCTAGAGCTTACAACTTAACAATATCTCCGACTGGTAGAACTTTATCAGGAGGTTTAGATCCAGGGGCTTTACATGGTCCTAAGAAGTTCTTTGGAGCAGCTAGAAATATAAGACAAGGAGGTTCTTTAACTATACTTGCAACTGCACTAGTTGAAACAGGATCAAGAATGGATGATGTAATATTTGAAGAATTCAAGGGTACTGGTAATATGGAATTAAATCTAGACAGAAAGTTAGCTGAAAAGAGAATATTCCCAGCTGTTGATATATATAAATCAGGAACAAGAAGAGAAGATTTATTACTTAGTGAAGAAGAAAAAACAGCTTTATGGAGATTAAGAAGAGAAATGAGTAATAATTCAGTATTAGAGGTTACTGATAAGGTTATTGAATTACTAAAGAAAACTAAAAATAATGATGAATTTATAAAATCAATAAAAGCTCTTTAA
- the spoIIE gene encoding stage II sporulation protein E, which yields MDKSSISIPSNKLNSKNINVNLLKYINPSLIIFSLMSFFLSRSILIGSIAPLGIAFFLGMSKLERYRIPLFISTLAGIILSGNSIAYIVKYIVCLVIFMIISNKIKNNNSYLKISFIGAFIVFPISVGQVILSDKYLYDILLCSMEAIITFISIYIFLFGINLMTNINNRISVNVEESIALSFIVIFSIMGIGNIEILGISIQTVLATVLILTTCIVGGATMGASSGVVVGIAFLINNISSAIYMGIYSVAGLVGGTLNKLGKYFSILGYILSWIMVYGYTSGLESNINQIRDILIASLIVVLLPNNIFKNLEKIIKLNVESNDVVYDYIKRSKDMTNSKLVNMYKAYDELADIFDKIREKDKVIDTRDIANIIDMIHNDECRNCSMRRRCWDLNFTHTYTLMGEILEDLEESGQVTLDCISKEFKKECLKPEEIVKVANYYYKLFLVDYNWSLRFSESRKLIGNQIKSISKSIESLSKDLEGNIVVDLEKEKNIYDQLQRSGIHVNKVSYISKGLDDFDITIDKDTCSDGCMCENRLIQVVSDIVEENITAQKIGCHSLGGKCKISFTKAQKYKAITEVAGMSRDGHILCGDNYTYMDINDGKYMVAISDGMGKGKKAYEESYITIDILEKMMDAKIDDEIVINTINNMLLLKSSDEEMFSTLDLGIIDLKRGILETIKMGACSTYIKRNEEDIDLISSSSLPVGILSDIKLDRKTTKVKYGDYIVMVSDGILDAGKNKNLGDNWLIYFLKQIKTTNPKEIANLILDRALEIQEGSVEDDMTVLVTKICSN from the coding sequence ATGGATAAAAGTTCAATAAGTATACCAAGTAATAAACTTAATTCAAAAAATATAAATGTAAATTTATTAAAGTATATTAATCCTAGTTTAATAATATTCAGCTTAATGAGTTTTTTCTTAAGCAGGTCTATTTTAATAGGTTCTATAGCTCCTTTGGGAATAGCATTTTTCTTAGGTATGAGTAAATTAGAGAGATATAGAATACCTTTGTTTATATCAACGCTAGCAGGAATTATACTATCAGGGAATTCAATAGCTTATATAGTAAAATATATTGTTTGCTTAGTGATATTTATGATTATAAGCAATAAGATAAAAAATAATAACTCATATTTGAAAATTTCATTTATCGGAGCATTTATAGTTTTTCCAATATCAGTAGGACAAGTTATACTATCTGATAAGTATTTATATGATATATTATTATGCTCTATGGAAGCAATTATTACATTTATTTCTATTTATATATTTTTATTTGGGATAAACCTTATGACAAATATAAATAATCGTATTTCTGTAAATGTGGAAGAGTCTATAGCATTAAGTTTTATAGTTATATTTAGCATAATGGGAATAGGTAATATAGAAATTTTAGGTATATCTATACAAACTGTTTTAGCAACAGTATTAATTTTAACTACATGTATAGTAGGTGGGGCTACTATGGGTGCTAGTTCAGGAGTAGTTGTAGGGATAGCTTTTTTAATTAATAATATATCTTCTGCAATTTATATGGGAATATACTCTGTTGCAGGATTAGTCGGAGGAACTTTAAATAAACTTGGAAAGTATTTTTCTATATTAGGATATATATTAAGTTGGATTATGGTATATGGTTATACATCAGGGCTTGAATCTAATATTAATCAAATAAGAGACATATTAATAGCAAGTTTAATAGTAGTTTTATTACCAAATAATATTTTTAAAAATTTAGAAAAAATTATAAAGTTAAATGTAGAATCAAATGATGTAGTTTATGATTATATAAAAAGAAGTAAGGATATGACTAATTCTAAATTAGTAAATATGTATAAGGCTTATGATGAACTTGCTGATATATTTGATAAGATTAGAGAAAAAGATAAAGTTATTGACACAAGAGATATAGCTAATATTATAGATATGATACATAATGATGAATGTAGAAATTGTAGCATGAGAAGGAGATGTTGGGATTTAAACTTTACTCATACATATACATTGATGGGAGAAATATTAGAGGATTTAGAAGAAAGTGGACAAGTAACCCTTGATTGTATTAGTAAAGAGTTTAAGAAAGAATGTCTAAAACCTGAAGAAATAGTTAAAGTAGCAAACTATTATTATAAATTATTCTTAGTAGATTATAACTGGAGCTTAAGATTTTCAGAAAGTAGGAAGTTAATTGGAAACCAAATAAAAAGTATATCAAAATCGATAGAATCATTATCAAAAGATTTAGAAGGAAATATTGTTGTAGATTTAGAAAAAGAAAAAAATATTTATGATCAACTACAAAGATCAGGAATTCATGTTAATAAAGTTAGTTATATAAGTAAAGGTTTAGATGATTTTGATATAACGATAGATAAAGATACATGTAGTGATGGTTGTATGTGTGAAAATAGATTAATACAAGTTGTTTCAGATATAGTTGAAGAAAACATAACAGCACAAAAAATAGGATGTCATTCATTGGGAGGAAAATGTAAAATAAGCTTTACTAAAGCTCAAAAATATAAAGCTATAACAGAAGTGGCAGGAATGTCTAGAGATGGTCATATTTTATGTGGTGATAATTATACATATATGGATATAAATGATGGTAAGTATATGGTAGCAATAAGTGATGGAATGGGTAAAGGTAAGAAAGCTTATGAAGAGTCTTATATTACTATAGATATTTTAGAAAAAATGATGGATGCAAAAATAGATGATGAAATAGTTATAAATACTATAAATAACATGTTACTTCTTAAATCTTCAGATGAAGAAATGTTCTCTACATTAGATTTAGGAATAATAGATTTAAAAAGAGGAATATTAGAAACTATAAAGATGGGGGCATGCTCTACGTACATAAAAAGAAATGAAGAAGATATAGATTTAATATCATCATCATCACTTCCAGTAGGAATACTTTCAGATATAAAACTAGATAGAAAAACAACTAAGGTTAAATATGGAGATTACATAGTTATGGTATCTGATGGAATACTTGATGCAGGGAAGAATAAGAATTTAGGTGATAACTGGCTTATATACTTCTTAAAACAAATAAAAACTACAAATCCTAAAGAAATTGCTAATTTAATACTAGATAGAGCTCTTGAAATACAAGAAGGCTCTGTTGAAGATGATATGACAGTATTAGTTACGAAGATATGTAGCAATTAA